The Haliotis asinina isolate JCU_RB_2024 chromosome 16, JCU_Hal_asi_v2, whole genome shotgun sequence DNA segment AGTTGGTGAGCGAGATCTGCTTTTCATCACTGCAAACATAAATAATGCCAGAACTGGTGTGAGACTGAAAAGCGGTGCAAGATGTCTATTTCCACCTTCAGTTTCCACCGTAGCCAAGTTTACTTTACAAGTTTACTTGCAAGGAGAACTCTATATACCTAACCAGTACTTGTAAGATGATTCCattctcttgatttgtcacaaATGAATACGTTATTTGCAAATATTCAACATATATCAACTCTAGTGCTGTTATCAAATCCAATCCTGTTAGAGGCAACAAAGTTTCAGCAAACATTTGACTACAGGCTTCCCTCCCATGCTCTGTTGTGACGGTACAAGTCGAAGGCCAGCAGTGGTGGTGCAGTGGACAATTGTTCTGATGGGGGTGTCATTCCCAGCAACTTCAGGTCAGGAGCCTCCTTCTGAAGGTCATGGCACTGGAATTCTAGCAAATCCGGCTCATGTTGATTTGAGGGCTGAATAACAATTTGAAGACCCATATATTATACTTATATAGCACACATCTGAACATCAGACTAAACTTTGCTAATGTTCCTGTTGGTATCCTTGAAGTAATGCACTGAGGACCACTATCCTCCAGTTGACACATGGCCTGGCAGGAGTGAAGATATGGGCTGTAGTGATTCACTGTATTGGACAGGTCGATGTTCAGGATGCTAGGTTGATGCTAGGATTTCAAAATGTCGGGCCCAAAGGACATCCGCCCCCTTTTAAAAAAGAGGGGCCATCTGACGGTTTTGGGGGCAGTTAATATATTACTAGTTTTCtttcaaaaaaataaaataaaggaCTTTTAATTCataactgttttatgttttattttttttaaaactaaatTAGACTGCTGAAATGGCATGTTAGTGACAGCTTACCTGTTCAACATTAgtagcacacacacacgccactGGTAGACTTTCAGTGGCAAACCAACAAACTGCTTTCAGTGCCCCATAATAGCTTGTTCTTTCTCATTTCTTGATGATTCTTTCAAAACTAGATTTCATACTTTCAGCTTCTATAGCTGCTTGGTGAGCCACCCTAACAGCAGATGCAGTATCATTCTCATTGCATATATCACAGTCATTCCATTTCACTTTACGAAGAATTTTAATAATCAGCAAGTGCCATCTTATTTTCTTCACTTATTAGCTAATTTTGATCTGCGGTATGCCATGTTTAGTTACTGAGCCTGACGATCACAGACAAGCAATCTAAATATAATGTGTGAATTATGCAATACTGCAGCCTAGCTTGACCACTGATGGGTAGGTCAATGCTACACATACAACCTGGCAGTAGTGGAGATATGGGGTGTAGTGATTCACTGTATTGAAGAGGTAGGTCAATGGTAGACACACACATGAAAAGCAGACCATAATATGAACTCTCTTGGCTTCCAATTTTTGTAGAATGATGATTATGCTGTTGATTGCTGGACTGTCTGGTTgcgaattgattatttacagacctatcatacagctggaaaatATTGCCAAGCGTGAAACTGAACTACTAACATCAATCATAACAATCCAGACAGAAAAGCTACAGCACTAACAATAGGTATTCAACATGATTGAGAAATTCACCTTACGACTTTGATGCATGACATGTTTTCctttcagagttatctccctttcagtCATCCGTTGCAAGTATTCATCAGATGCTTGTAAGCCAACAAGACCATTAAACTGACTGGATTTGAAACACAGGTTTACTTTGGACGATGCCTGAAAAGACAATCAGTTTATCTGATAAACAAAACATCAGGATTAACATGAAAGATTTACTCCAGTGAAACAATATTTGCAATCAGATTAATTGAAACAtaggtcatatttgggattaactttcttagtaaagtacaaatgctagtacttttttttagtTGGGTCACACCAAGGATTTGAACctacaccctcagagtcaggcacctaattgccagcacacaaaatcagctGCTTAGTCTGCTCAGCCAACTTGTAGTCTAGACAGCATACTTTGTGTAGCCCTCTGATAAGTGCAAATTGGCACAGTTCCCATGGTTGAacgctatgattacacaatgccaataagaaagtggtcaaattttttaacatgtcatatttgagattacactttctttgtaaagtacatattctagtaTGTTTCTAAGCAGAGTCCTATCCAGGATTCTAAatcacactctcagagtcaggcaccctatcaccagcacacaagGGCCGTCGTGCCAATTTACTCTTATccgaggggtacacaaagtcaaCAGTCtacactaccagttgtccgacttccatttgtgtggatgtcatggtggaTGAGCGgactaggcagctgactttgtgtgcttgaTGCTGAAGGTGCGGtctgaatcccagatgggacttaACTAAaagaaaagtactagaatttgtacttgattaagaaagtgtaatcccaaatatgacacgttACATTTGACccctttctaaatggcattgtgttttCACACCAGATTAATTTGCAAACAACAATGTAATGTGgttctaatcactcattctaACAACACAGACCAACTGAAATAGACATGTAGGTTATATAGGCCATCTCGGTCCATCATTCTACACAAACTTTACTGAAGTTTGCCTTAAGTACAAATTAACTGCTCATAACCCTTATGGCAAAATTTTAttccaaaatatcaaaacatttgaatgCATGAGCATTAGCAGATATTAGGTTAGATTGGAAGCTGCTGAATATGCATTGAGAGTAACATAGCCAAGTTCACCAGAACATCCTGATAAATTGACATTAATTAGAAATGTTGCAGGTTCTGGAGTTGATGGCAACAGGATCAGCTGAACTGATAAAAATACAGGCCCATCATTTTGGCAGTTCTTCAAATGTGTCACTACTTcccatcatcatgatcatgctAAAGTTAGTAACATCTCACTACGCTGAACATTTAATATTGGGCCCTACTACTAACCAGACATATGCCAAAATAAATGACAAACTTAGAATGACCATTAACATGATCAATGTGTTCTTAATATgacatgcatttcatttctgaatGGTTATATCAATCTTGATGTTGTCAAGTTTAAAGTTCATTCTATTTCGCATTACAAAGTGAGGAACATTGTAATGAAGATATTTTATAGCAATATGAAGTTGTTTTGTCCATCATCTATCACAGCTCTAACTTATGTAAACATCAAAATAAAAATCTTGTGACATGcttaaaactgttttttttttgtaacaaAAGAATTCCAAAATCTGACATTTTACCACATtaacagttcaatattttttttacctCAGATACCAATATCTTAGGTAAAGGAAATTAAATATACCCTGGGTAGGTGCATTATCACATTTGTTACATTTAACAGATGGAACTAACATTTTGGCAGGTGAGCTCactttttgtttcattattgtAAAATGTAGCTCAAGGTTGATATTGATAAAAAgtactttctaaatgacacatCTGTTGTATTTGACCTTACAGTTTGAGAGCAATGTTGATGTAGTGCACCTTCTCACTGATGAAAAGAAGATTGTACCCTATATCCTGAGAGTGATATCAGTAAAGTGTACCTTCTCACTGATTTCTGTCAACTTTTCCTCATTCAGGCACATTTGGACAGCAGAGGCCACATCAGGAACCATTCCatcaactttcttcatttcattataCACTTTCAATGAGTTATTATATTCAGGACGTGAAAACACATGTTCCACATCTGATTCTCTGTCCTCTGCATCAAAGGGGTATTGATACTCTGTGACAGTAGGATGCTCTTGTAGTTCCCGTGTGACAACAACCTTCCTCTTTGATGGACCTTTATTAGAGCTGGAAATGATTAAATCTGGTCTTTCACAGACTTCAAAGACACTTTTATCAGGCTTCCTAATTCCCTCAGATTCATTTTTCAACTTTGAATCTTTGTCAGCACTTACACTGGAATTCATTTTTACTGCTACATGAGTACGAGTTGTATCTGATGAAGGACATGTCACATACTGGCTAGTGCTTAGGTGTGATAATGGTTCATGAAAATCTTGATCAGGCTTGTCCTCTTCAAAATACAAATCAGGCTTGTATACTTTGCTTGTAGTCTTTCCAATACTAGCATCATTGTCTAACACAACATCTGGTCCAAAGCTTTTATCATGTGCATCACTATCAGCAGCATTTAGATCAAATCTTACTTTATATTTCAGTTTACTTTTTGCTTCTGGGTCATTTCTTTCCGCCCTCAAACTACTTTTGGCTTTTGAACAGCCAGATAATTTATGTTCTGGTGTCACAGTCAGAATCGGATCAGGCAGCAACATTGTCGGTACAGCAGGAATCACACCAGTATCCGATCGAATGGCACCATGTCTGAGTTTTGAAGCTGTCGTGATGGTCTGGGGTGTAAGACTCAGACGTGGATCTGGGCTAGGAAAAGTGTGGTGGATAGTTGTTCCCTTAGAGGGCAAGTTCTGTTTTCCTGAAATAATACCTTGATGTGGCTTATCTGGAGTGACACACAAGGTTGGATCAATCTGAGACCCAAATAGTGCTGCTGGCTTTATGGATGGTATGGGCGCAGATACAAGTGGTATGAAATCTGCAAGAAAGTCTTCCTTACATTCAAACCTGGTGTGTAATTTTTTCGAACTTGTTTGAGGTGTATATTCAGGAACAGGTTCATAGTCCCTCTCACCACGTAATGGAGGGGGGCAACTGTGGGGGATGGACTCCATCCTGTGACAAACAGCATGAGTCATGATGACCATATCAAGCTGTCACTCTTACGCAGCTGCCTCTCTGATCATTTCACATTCTGGAAATCTGGAAATTGGGAAAAAATATAAAGAGTCAAGTTGAAGAATCATTAAAATATCTTAAAGCACACATTCAGTTATTAAATTTACGCAATACTAAAGTATGTGAAGTCAAGAACTAATCTCTCTATCCTAATCATCAAACATTTTACAAGATCTATTaaggtaagagttccgcccatACCCTTCCCCCTAATCAAAAGCCCATAATTACTAACTGGTATGTATACCTCACTCTACATATACATTCAATTAACTATAAGAGGTATAAAAAGACACacaatcaatgaacttatttctgtgttggaatattacaccggGGAAGGtggaaaatattttatgtaaaaaGATGGGGTTACGTGCGAAACTCTTTCCTCTATTCAAAATATCAAACTAAAGAAACTAAAACAGACAGGACTTCAGCTACTTTGTTCTAACTATATCGACGTGATCAACTCCAATTAACGTCGAAAACTTCATATTAAAAGGATCATCATAATCATTCTAGACACCTATTTCAAATTgcacattgttattattatataatGAACGCTCATTGTGAAAACCAATACTTCACTTCTTGTCTGAACATGTCTCTATGTCGGTATGAATGTACACAATCGAAGAAAAGACGGGTGAAGTGACAAAAACATAAGACCTTAAGAACCAAAACTACtcattctgaaaacaaaatacacttacaATGCAAAACAGCGACAACTGTTAGATTATACACAAACTAAGACAAACTATCATAACCATTTGTCTGAGCCGCCATAAGACGACCCGGAAGCACTCAGTGCGCATGACGGCCACCAAAAACAATATTCGTGTCAACTCCGTGTTCCGGAACAACCCCAAAATACGGCCTTCATTCGATATCAGCTTTTTAGAATGTCAGTTGTGGTCGGATGCACTAAAAGTGAGGAAAAACGGTCCGTGTCCCCAATTAAATTTCATTCTCAAGTTGACGCGCGCAGTCGGGGACCAACAGGAGGCGGAGGAGCTGAATTATATACTGTCGTCAGATAACTATAAGTTTTAAGGTGTTTCTTTAATTGCACCTTAACATAATTCGGAAAATACcactcaaacatttttttctcattgataaaatatatagtgGGGATACGAGCGGAAGTCTTACCAAGAGTGCCGCTTGTACCATTCTTCGCCAGACGAAACTTTTAGTAACTGCATCAAGTTCCCCCTGGCCCAAGTTTCGCGCAACGCACAGGAAACCAGCTTTTATGACTGGTATCCTTGCTCCTCACCTGGTCATCGACTGTTCATGCGCGCGACAACTTGCGCCAAGCTACATTATGATATGAGAGACGGGGCCCAGCTTACATTGTCCTGCTGGCTACTGAAGGACGGAGAGAAAGCGCTCTTCGGCAAACCCAGTCTCAGGATCCATTGCATTCTGGAAGCGACACCGAACGGAGGATCTTGGAACCAGTCTATGTAAGCGCCACCCAACCCGGACACAAACACTAGAGTTCTGAATGCAAGCGAGTATGGCTGGCAGGAACCTGCTCTCGGGAATTTCGCCTCTACGAAAGGCTCTTGTCCAGGTGCATCAGGTATAAACATCGGTATTTATTCAAGTGTATGGTTTAAAGAAGGCCATATCCCCACAGATGTAAGGCAAGACCTCGCTCATTACATATCGTTTTCACCTTGGTCAGATAGGGAAATGACCTTGGCCTTGGGCTTGATTTGTTTATGCAAGTCTTGAGTTATGTAAAATGATGTTATGGAACAGAAGAAAAAGTGTCTCCTGATGTTTATTTAATTAAGTAAAGTGCTTAAGTaacttcatatgcgtctcatgTGTCTGTGGTTTATCAATTTTTCACATGTAGTCTGTGAAAGGTAATTATCTTGGGGTGGTTCATCCCCATAATGTGTTCTACTTAATTTGGGGGCTTTTAGTTATTTTTTTAGTCCTCTAGTAAGTGCTGTGTTAgattttgtaaataattttagTACATATTAATTTATAAATATGGTTTGGGGCAGGAAAATGGAAGGAACTCTTACCAAAGCTGATAATTCAGTAATCTACGAACTgttagtgtttttgttttgttgacaaTGTAAATCTGCACAGACTTTTAAATGTGGTCACTACAATGGTAACTCATGGCATGCAAAGATTAATCTGTCTATACCAGTCTTGACCTCATATCTGCCAGTAATGTACATAGAAATTCCCACTTCAGAAGGATACTGAGTTCTCAGTTCATATGATATAGTTATAATTAGCATTACAGTTTTTGAAAGTAAGTTGAATTTCATCGACTGGTACAGACAACTTCTTCCCTTTGTTGCTGTTTCTAGACACGGTTGGCCCAGACTGCTGCAGCTGCTGCCCCTCAACTCAGTCCCAAGATAAAGAAGTTTCAGATCTACAGATGGGTAAGCATCATGTAGTGTATTTGCTCCTCAGAATTCATGTTCACCTTTTTAACAGCCACTTGTGTTTCACCTCCACCATGGCCATGCATGTCATTGTTATTGTTACATTACTGGATAAGGCTGGCTTTCTATGTGTTTTATTTCCCCACTGTTCCTTGTCTGTTTGTGataaaatatcccagcagtgtagtatttctgatgcctggatggtataatgactgatccaatttgatcctctTTCTGCATTTTTGACCTCAATATtaaatcatgtcatgtaaaaatacGATGCCTACAGGCACGTAGCTAGAAAGCcgtttgtttcatataagtctgatagattgcaaaactttatatttagatagttttgagggctggcccagctgtcatagcgAAAATCATATGTAAATTTGGATAGCTGTGCCCCTGGTTTATTAAAACCAcataattaatatatttgaattggtagagaaatctgaaaaattctgaaaagaaaatgattatACCTTTTTAttcaagtacacagcaaatgcctatatgtatttcttatgtaacaacaaaGTTTCGTtggtcaaaacagtttcggaCCACAGGTGTTTTCAGGCTGTGTGCGACGCAAAGATTACATCTTGCCTGCTGTAAcccgtttgatggtataaacctacatgtgttatttgtcatcattcacttaaTGGTCAGTAAATGAATTTATGACAGGTGTGGTTAGTGGTAACCCCACTTGGATTACCCGACAGGtgcccatttggcatttctcttgtccggagtaaatactcaacattatgaattaaggtctgatgtggcaaatatattgcatgttatgtaatatgtgcatgtaagtgatgcaagagggtttatcagctgagttacaaaaacaaaacatctatctaaggattaaccgataacatgctgattgatGAAGTACTTCCACAGCAGATTGTTCAAAAGACAGTGTTTATGCGTGTGGATTTACTAATCTGTACTAACTACACGCTGTCGTAAAGTacgattgtgaaaaaaaatccctccttcaaagaattaaccgccactactttgattgattgattgctcattactgcctaactaatggcggacatcatgcaATTAGTTGACAAGTGTGCTATTTtagggtgaccaatgagactatagtGTGAAAAATTCTGCAACGATGTGTCACCTTTTGGCATATAGACTGTTGAAAGGCACAAGACATAGAGTAGGATCATATACCAGCTGCAGAAGAATGGAATATTGTTCTTGCAtgttgatattgatggatacattcctgaacgaaGTAATAGCCAGACATTGTTGCTGTAACTTTAGTCTGTTTAAtatctgcattttgttttgatttattcgttttaatttatttgttatttttcagtcctaaccaTTTGTTAACCACTGGCAGTTGATtaacttcaaagtgtttcatttgttttcataataatgacATCATCTTTGTTGGTCAGTCTATACTTTAGCTATCAATTGCATATATGGGTGGCGCAGCAGAGGTcgcgaaccagtcacaaattctgggatattATGGGGATACTCAgtggaaaaaaacaataacaaaagaaactaccagtccacggaaattgctccgcatcagtgcccctttaacagctgcatgtacaatgtgaaatcAGAAATAGGAAAATATATACAAGCAAACAGAACCATGGCCTTCACCAGTTATTCTGTAAAAACTACAATCTCAGCAATTGCAAACTTTCCATGATCAACTAATGCACTAAAGGTACATCATCCTGAGGAAGCTGCTTTTCAGCTGTTTTGAGTGACCTTCCATGAAGGTCAGGGTCACTGTAATGGTCATTTATGTAACATTTCGGCTTCTCAGTGCCTATACTATTTTCTGAGTTGACGTGTTCATAAGATCTAGGATGTAGTGCCAGGTCCTCCCATTACCTAATCtctgtatttctatatttcttAAGTTTAAAACTACCAGCCCTTCTGAGTTACACTGTACATCAGTTCGACTTGATGTGTTCAGtaggaattgatcttcaacaagaTTAAGGGGAAAAAGT contains these protein-coding regions:
- the LOC137268372 gene encoding uncharacterized protein isoform X1, which codes for MVIMTHAVCHRMESIPHSCPPPLRGERDYEPVPEYTPQTSSKKLHTRFECKEDFLADFIPLVSAPIPSIKPAALFGSQIDPTLCVTPDKPHQGIISGKQNLPSKGTTIHHTFPSPDPRLSLTPQTITTASKLRHGAIRSDTGVIPAVPTMLLPDPILTVTPEHKLSGCSKAKSSLRAERNDPEAKSKLKYKVRFDLNAADSDAHDKSFGPDVVLDNDASIGKTTSKVYKPDLYFEEDKPDQDFHEPLSHLSTSQYVTCPSSDTTRTHVAVKMNSSVSADKDSKLKNESEGIRKPDKSVFEVCERPDLIISSSNKGPSKRKVVVTRELQEHPTVTEYQYPFDAEDRESDVEHVFSRPEYNNSLKVYNEMKKVDGMVPDVASAVQMCLNEEKLTEISEKASSKVNLCFKSSQFNGLVGLQASDEYLQRMTEREITLKGKHVMHQSRKPSNQHEPDLLEFQCHDLQKEAPDLKLLGMTPPSEQLSTAPPLLAFDLYRHNRAWEGSL
- the LOC137268372 gene encoding uncharacterized protein isoform X2, with amino-acid sequence MVIMTHAVCHRMESIPHSCPPPLRGERDYEPVPEYTPQTSSKKLHTRFECKEDFLADFIPLVSAPIPSIKPAALFGSQIDPTLCVTPDKPHQGIISGKQNLPSKGTTIHHTFPSPDPRLSLTPQTITTASKLRHGAIRSDTGVIPAVPTMLLPDPILTVTPEHKLSGCSKAKSSLRAERNDPEAKSKLKYKVRFDLNAADSDAHDKSFGPDVVLDNDASIGKTTSKVYKPDLYFEEDKPDQDFHEPLSHLSTSQYVTCPSSDTTRTHVAVKMNSSVSADKDSKLKNESEGIRKPDKSVFEVCERPDLIISSSNKGPSKRKVVVTRELQEHPTVTEYQYPFDAEDRESDVEHVFSRPEYNNSLKVYNEMKKVDGMVPDVASAVQMCLNEEKLTEISEKASSKVNLCFKSSQFNGLVGLQASDEYLQRMTEREITLKGKHVMHQSRKNSSAMTFRRRLLT